Proteins encoded within one genomic window of Drosophila willistoni isolate 14030-0811.24 chromosome XL unlocalized genomic scaffold, UCI_dwil_1.1 Seg141, whole genome shotgun sequence:
- the LOC6638033 gene encoding uncharacterized protein LOC6638033 isoform X2, whose translation MATIKRSQDFGSSPFQCWVCMEQYLKEATGSNQNVTKVQNSNKNYQLILPSTMSLGTIFEKEDDEKEVNMARNSKTPSIVCRRCKMQRYCSRNHMTKDLCQHRAICVVLTDLQKRHQLGHPFLLTSPKAISSITQLQRTISQLKFSARIKLRRPLTWREHELIGYPSYCQVCFRLDKLHTCGECGAVAYCSEHHRQSDVSKHTPEVCRTLALLCSPYRQLGDANKGIIDIPIKVEADQLQLCLEQSHLIEAFAKVTGLVVDDKPWSTIQDFERFDSCSSFSGMASICLALKHISFVAQPQDICTVYVVGASDGQILRYFQLMHLKFFFLLHKDVSQLDLCFIGCQQKMVKDKTRETISFDFQGHKRTITIHFYPMTFEDFTHMEKVDPVLIVMFDIDFGDLYAIKDRIVEKFLPEQTLERESHDWRKCLTEVLHVYGVPICFTSSTKALTKSNYTSILQLANKHNIKVNYCHGGNLYENPYREILPERNQCPMDCETIIYANNYLEVIFTGPKN comes from the exons ATGGCCACAATCAAAAGAAGTCAGGATTTTGGATCGTCCCCATTTCAGTGCTGGGTTTGTATGGAACAATATTTGAAGGAGGCGACAGGATCCAATCAAAATGTAACCAAAGTCCAAAATTCCAACAAGAACTATCAGCTGATTCTTCCATCAACT ATGTCTTTAGGCACCATTTTCGAGAAAGAGGACGACGAAAAGGAGGTCAACATGGCAAGGAACTCAAAAACTCCCAGCATCGTGTGCCGTCGTTGCAAAATGCAGCGCTATTGCAGCCGCAATCACATGACTAAAGATCTCTGTCAGCATCGCGCAATTTGTGTGGTACTGACGGATCTGCAGAAGAGGCACCAGCTGGGACATCCATTTCTACTCACAAGCCCGAAAGCTATCTCTTCGATTACACAGCTACAGCGGACCATTTCGCAGTTGAAATTTTCTGCGCGCATCAAGCTAAGACGTCCACTCACCTGGCGTGAGCACGAGCTGATTGGCTATCCATCCTATTGTCAGGTCTGCTTTCGACTGGACAAACTCCACACCTGCGGTGAATGTGGGGCAGTGGCTTATTGCTCGGAGCATCATCGTCAGTCGGATGTAAGCAAACACACGCCGGAAGTGTGCCGTACATTGGCGCTGCTCTGTAGTCCCTACCGCCAGCTGGGAGATGCAAATAAAGGAATTATTGACATCCCCATTAAAGTAGAAGCGGATCAACTGCAGTTGTGCCTAGAGCAGAGCCATTTAATTGAGGCTTTTGCCAAAGTCACTGGACTTGTAGTAGACGACAAGCCTTGGAGCACTATTCAGGACTTTGAGCGCTTTGACTCCTGCTCTTCATTCAGTGGCATGGCCAGCATTTGCCTAGCCCTCAAGCATATCTCATTCGTTGCCCAACCGCAGGATATATGCACTGTCTATGTTGTGGGTGCTAGTGATGGGCAGATTCTCAGATACTTTCAGTTAATGCATCTGAAATTCTTCTTTCTACTGCATAAGGATGTATCCCAATTAGATTTGTGTTTCATTGGATGTCAACAAAAGATGGTTAAAGACAAAACCCGGGAGACAATAAGCTTTGATTTTCAG GGACACAAACGCACTATTACAATACACTTTTATCCCATGACATTTGAAGACTTCACGCACATGGAAAAAGTGGACCCGGTTTTAATTGTGATGTTTGATATCGATTTTGGCGACCTTTATGCAATCAAGGATCGAATTGTCGAAAAGTTTCTTCCAGAGCAAACTCTCGAAAGGGAGTCCCACGACTGGCGTAAATGTCTGACCGAGGTGCTTCACGTCTACGGAGTACCGATTTGCTTTACCTCGTCAACCAAAGCTTTAACAAAATCGAATTATACGTCCATCCTGCAGTTAGCCAATAAGCATAATATTAAGGTAAATTATTGCCATGGCGGAAATTTGTATGAAAATCCATATCGCGAGATATTACCAGAACGCAATCAATGTCCAATGGATTGCGAAACTATTATCTATGCCAACAACTACTTGGAGGTGATTTTCACTGGCcccaaaaactaa
- the LOC6638033 gene encoding uncharacterized protein LOC6638033 isoform X1, with protein sequence MATIKRSQDFGSSPFQCWVCMEQYLKEATGSNQNVTKVQNSNKNYQLILPSTQMSLGTIFEKEDDEKEVNMARNSKTPSIVCRRCKMQRYCSRNHMTKDLCQHRAICVVLTDLQKRHQLGHPFLLTSPKAISSITQLQRTISQLKFSARIKLRRPLTWREHELIGYPSYCQVCFRLDKLHTCGECGAVAYCSEHHRQSDVSKHTPEVCRTLALLCSPYRQLGDANKGIIDIPIKVEADQLQLCLEQSHLIEAFAKVTGLVVDDKPWSTIQDFERFDSCSSFSGMASICLALKHISFVAQPQDICTVYVVGASDGQILRYFQLMHLKFFFLLHKDVSQLDLCFIGCQQKMVKDKTRETISFDFQGHKRTITIHFYPMTFEDFTHMEKVDPVLIVMFDIDFGDLYAIKDRIVEKFLPEQTLERESHDWRKCLTEVLHVYGVPICFTSSTKALTKSNYTSILQLANKHNIKVNYCHGGNLYENPYREILPERNQCPMDCETIIYANNYLEVIFTGPKN encoded by the exons ATGGCCACAATCAAAAGAAGTCAGGATTTTGGATCGTCCCCATTTCAGTGCTGGGTTTGTATGGAACAATATTTGAAGGAGGCGACAGGATCCAATCAAAATGTAACCAAAGTCCAAAATTCCAACAAGAACTATCAGCTGATTCTTCCATCAACT CAGATGTCTTTAGGCACCATTTTCGAGAAAGAGGACGACGAAAAGGAGGTCAACATGGCAAGGAACTCAAAAACTCCCAGCATCGTGTGCCGTCGTTGCAAAATGCAGCGCTATTGCAGCCGCAATCACATGACTAAAGATCTCTGTCAGCATCGCGCAATTTGTGTGGTACTGACGGATCTGCAGAAGAGGCACCAGCTGGGACATCCATTTCTACTCACAAGCCCGAAAGCTATCTCTTCGATTACACAGCTACAGCGGACCATTTCGCAGTTGAAATTTTCTGCGCGCATCAAGCTAAGACGTCCACTCACCTGGCGTGAGCACGAGCTGATTGGCTATCCATCCTATTGTCAGGTCTGCTTTCGACTGGACAAACTCCACACCTGCGGTGAATGTGGGGCAGTGGCTTATTGCTCGGAGCATCATCGTCAGTCGGATGTAAGCAAACACACGCCGGAAGTGTGCCGTACATTGGCGCTGCTCTGTAGTCCCTACCGCCAGCTGGGAGATGCAAATAAAGGAATTATTGACATCCCCATTAAAGTAGAAGCGGATCAACTGCAGTTGTGCCTAGAGCAGAGCCATTTAATTGAGGCTTTTGCCAAAGTCACTGGACTTGTAGTAGACGACAAGCCTTGGAGCACTATTCAGGACTTTGAGCGCTTTGACTCCTGCTCTTCATTCAGTGGCATGGCCAGCATTTGCCTAGCCCTCAAGCATATCTCATTCGTTGCCCAACCGCAGGATATATGCACTGTCTATGTTGTGGGTGCTAGTGATGGGCAGATTCTCAGATACTTTCAGTTAATGCATCTGAAATTCTTCTTTCTACTGCATAAGGATGTATCCCAATTAGATTTGTGTTTCATTGGATGTCAACAAAAGATGGTTAAAGACAAAACCCGGGAGACAATAAGCTTTGATTTTCAG GGACACAAACGCACTATTACAATACACTTTTATCCCATGACATTTGAAGACTTCACGCACATGGAAAAAGTGGACCCGGTTTTAATTGTGATGTTTGATATCGATTTTGGCGACCTTTATGCAATCAAGGATCGAATTGTCGAAAAGTTTCTTCCAGAGCAAACTCTCGAAAGGGAGTCCCACGACTGGCGTAAATGTCTGACCGAGGTGCTTCACGTCTACGGAGTACCGATTTGCTTTACCTCGTCAACCAAAGCTTTAACAAAATCGAATTATACGTCCATCCTGCAGTTAGCCAATAAGCATAATATTAAGGTAAATTATTGCCATGGCGGAAATTTGTATGAAAATCCATATCGCGAGATATTACCAGAACGCAATCAATGTCCAATGGATTGCGAAACTATTATCTATGCCAACAACTACTTGGAGGTGATTTTCACTGGCcccaaaaactaa